CTTCGATCAGCCCGATAAACCAGATCTTACCGGGCTCCAGTCCACGATCGATCTCCAATCTTGTTACCATCTCATCGAGCAAGCGCAGATGCTCCGCGCCTTCGACCTTAGTAATCTTGATGGCGTCAACGCCCTGGATCACGGCGACCTCGATGTCTCGCACGGCTAGTTCGAGCGGCTGGTTGATCCGCACCATGACGTCCGACTTCCCCGTGTCGCGAAACCGCTTCACGATGCCCGGCACCAGCGCGCGCGCGGCGTCCTTCTGCGCAAGCGGCACACTGTCCTCGAGATCGATGATCAGGGCGTCAGCACCGCGCTCCACGGCCTTGACGACAAACCGCTCCACGTTCGCGGGGACGAACAGTGCGGATCGCCAGACAGGAAATCTTCGCCGCATGGTCATTTCTTGGTCTCCTTCACAACTCCCGAAGCCAGAGCGACGTCGATATCATCGGGGCTGAGGCCGGCCTCGGTTAAGACATCGCGACTATGCTGTCCCAGGCGCGGCGCCGGTGTTCGGATGCTTCCCGGCGTCTCGGACAGGCGCACGGGAACGGCGTGCATCGGGAATGTCCCCATGTCGTCGTCGGGATAGTCGGCCAGCAGCGCCCGCGCCTGCACGTGACGATCGTTCATCAGCCGCACGGTGTCGTTGACCGGACCGATCGTAACCTCTGCCGCTTCGAAGAAGGCCACGTTGTCCTCGACTGTTCGCGCCGCAATGAAATCGCCGATGATCTTGTCCAATTCGACGACATGGACGAGCCGCTGCTCATTGGTCTTGAACCGCGGATCATCGCAGAGCTCGGGCCGGCCGATCGAACGCAGCACCCGCATCGCCATCCCTTGCGTGGACGCCGACAGACAGACCCAGCCGCCATCGAGGGTGCGGTAGACGTTGCGCGGCACCGATCCGCTCGAACGGCTTCCGCTGCGCGGCTTGACCCTGCCCGTCAGCCGGTAGTTTGCCGCCTGCGGTCCGAGCGAGTTGACGATCGGGTCAAGCAGCGGCAGATCGATCACCTGCCCTTTCCCGCCATTGACCTCGACCTCCCGAAGCGCGGCCATGACCGCGAATGCGCCGGTGAGACCGGACAACGCGTCGGCCAGATACATTGGCGGCAGCACCGGTTCACGATCGGGGAATCCGTTCATTTCCGCAAAGCCCGAGAAACCTTCGACCAGCGTCCCGAAACCCGGCCGGCGGTGGTAAGGACCGGTCTGTCCCCATCCCGAAATGCGGGCAATCACAAGTTTCGGTTCAAGCTGCAGAAGTTCTTCCGGCGCAAGTCCCATCTGTTCCAGCGTGCCCGGCCGGAAACTTTCGACGAGCATCGCCGCGCCCG
The DNA window shown above is from Bradyrhizobium sp. CB1650 and carries:
- a CDS encoding CoA transferase is translated as MANPTDAIPPEGALPRADYTPDVRGPLTGLRVIDLSRLVAGNLLTQHLADFGADVIKVEPREGDTLRGWRTNGVETNWKVHSRNKRSICLEFRHEEAVPLIRKLIPGAAMLVESFRPGTLEQMGLAPEELLQLEPKLVIARISGWGQTGPYHRRPGFGTLVEGFSGFAEMNGFPDREPVLPPMYLADALSGLTGAFAVMAALREVEVNGGKGQVIDLPLLDPIVNSLGPQAANYRLTGRVKPRSGSRSSGSVPRNVYRTLDGGWVCLSASTQGMAMRVLRSIGRPELCDDPRFKTNEQRLVHVVELDKIIGDFIAARTVEDNVAFFEAAEVTIGPVNDTVRLMNDRHVQARALLADYPDDDMGTFPMHAVPVRLSETPGSIRTPAPRLGQHSRDVLTEAGLSPDDIDVALASGVVKETKK